Proteins encoded by one window of Crassostrea angulata isolate pt1a10 chromosome 9, ASM2561291v2, whole genome shotgun sequence:
- the LOC128163516 gene encoding pancreas transcription factor 1 subunit alpha-like: protein MEYLQFDKIVTSPDSSDPSFDDDFPLMSDDSQEDSSSQEGSIHTSQQKGKRKKDSPFHQIQQREAANLRERKRMQSINEAFEGLRAHIPTLPYEKRLSKVDTLRLAIGYIGFLSELVKSNAGTANSNQTAYKEKHRKVIINCHYTTRADDIARGWLPLAGHSLSWRDEKNPGLGPNRTMFAKTWVPEDPTKHKSKQELYSEDVVQADSTISL, encoded by the exons ATGGAGTACCTACAGTTCGACAAAATTGTGACATCTCCAGACTCTTCCGATCCATCTTTCGATGACGATTTTCCTCTTATGTCCGACGATAGCCAAGAGGATTCTTCCTCCCAAGAAGGATCCATACATACATCACAGCAGAAAGGTAAGAGGAAAAAGGACAGCCCATTTCACCAGATTCAGCAGAGAGAAGCAGCAAATCTACGCGAGAGAAAACGCATGCAGTCCATCAATGAAGCGTTTGAAGGTCTGAGAGCTCATATTCCGACACTACCTTACGAGAAAAGATTGTCCAAAGTGGACACACTGAGACTTGCTATAGGTTACATTGGCTTTCTGTCGGAACTCGTCAAGTCCAACGCTGGAACCGCCAATTCCAACCAGACCGCGTACAAAGAGAAACACCGCAAGGTCATCATAAACTGTCATTATA CCACGCGAGCAGACGACATCGCACGTGGCTGGCTCCCTCTGGCGGGTCACTCTTTGTCGTGGCGGGATGAGAAGAACCCGGGCCTCGGGCCAAACCGGACAATGTTTGCCAAGACTTGGGTACCAGAAGATCCCACGAAGCACAAATCCAAGCAGGAGCTCTATAGTGAAGACGTTGTCCAGGCCGACTCCACCATCAGCCTGTAG